The following DNA comes from Anaerolineae bacterium.
GATGTCCCGCCAGGCTCTGAGATCCCGTTGCGTCACCCTGGCCGGCACACCCGTGGTGCCCCGACCATACTTCCACGCCACGGCGAAGGATCCCTGCTCGCCAGGCACACTCGTTCCGCCTCGCTAGACACAATTCCGGGAGGGCAGCAGTCAGCGAAAGCTAAGGTGCTGGATCGGGCGCTACCTAGGCTCGCTCGGAATCCGTGCTGCGGACAGGAATTGATCGGCCATTGCGGCCTCCTGCGCCTGCAGACGCGCTGCCACCGCCTGCCCCACCGACACGCAGCCGTCGTTCGGAGGCAGCTGGCGATGCAGGAGGGGCACTAGGCCGGCCTGCCGCAGCCCTGTCACGCAGAGCCGGGTGAGAAGCCGATTCTGGAAGCACCCACCCGACAAGGCCACTCGGTGGACGCCCGTCTCCTCTTCCATCCGGCAGCAGACTTCCACCACCATGCGCGCCACGCTCCGGTGGAAAGCCATCCCGATGTGCTCCGGCGGTCGGCCGCTGGACAGGTCGTCGAGCACTGCTTCCAGTAGAGGAGCGAAGTTCACTTCGCCCTGGCGTAGCTCCCAGGGATAGGTCGTCCCGGCGGCCGCAGGTGTGGCTCGCCCGGAGAGAGTCTCCAGCCGAATGGCCGCCTGGGCCTCATAGGTTACCTCGCGTGCCAGTCCCAGCAGCGCCGCCACCACGTCGAACAGTCGTCCCATGCTAGAGGTGGGCACCGCCAGGCGCCCGCTGGTGCCGGCCGACAGCAATTCCCAGTCCCTCTCCGGGAGGTGGCTGAGCTGGGGGAGGGCGCGACCGCGCCGCTCCATGCCCACCGCCATCAGGTAGGTTGCTGCCATCCGGTCCACCCGTCTGATGCCCGCGTCGCCCCCGACCAAGGGGAAATACCGGAGGTGAGCCAACCGGCGGAAGGACGCCCCGCTAACCAGCAACCACTCTCCACCCCAGATGCACCCGTCCAACCCATAGCCAGTCCCATCCAGAACCACTGCCTGCACCGGCTCGCGTGTCAGCGATACGCCGTTCTCCACAATGCAGCTGAGGGCATGGGCGTGATGGTGCTGTACGGGCACCAGGGATTGGCCCTCGCGGGCAGCCCGCTCTTGAGCGTAGCGGGTTCCGGCGAAGTCCGGATGCAGGTCGTGAGCGATGATCTCCGGCTGGACCGAGAAGAGCCTCTCGAACTGTGCCACTACTCGCAGGAAATGCTCGTATGTCTCGGCATTGTCCAGGTCCCCGATGTGCTGGCTGGGGAAAGCCAGCCGGTCACGGGCCAGGCACACGGTTGCCTTCATCTGCGGCCCCACCGCCAGAATCTGGGGGCCGTCGAGGGGCAGGGAGAGCGGAGCCGGGGCATAGCCCCGCGCTCGGCGCATGACCGTGGGAACATCCGCGGTGGGCCCCTCGCCCACCGGTATGGTCGCTACTACGCTGTCATCGCAAGGCATGTGAATCGGCCGGTCGTGCAAAAGGAAGGCATCCGCGATTGGCGCCAGCCTCCGACGCGCCTCGTCGTTGTCGGTCGCCAGCGGCTCTTCGGACAGGTTACCGCTGGTCATTACCAGTGGCCGGTTCACTTCGCGCAGGAGAAGCAGGTGTAGGGGAGTGTAGGGGAGCATGACGCCCAGAGTATCGTGATCCGGGGCGATATGCGCACTCAGCCGACATCGCCCGTCGGGCAAGACAGGGAGCAACACAATGGGGGCTTGCGGCGAGGTCAGCACCTTCCGCGCTACCGGACTGACCTGGCAGTACTGCTGCACCGTATCAACATCCGGCATCATGACCGCGAGAGCCTTGTCGGGGCGACGCTTGCGGCGCCGTAGATGCAGGACGGCGGCGTCACTGGTGGCGTCCACAGCCAGGTGGAACCCTCCCAGGCCTTTGATGGCTAGAATCCGGTCGCGACGTAGCAAGTCGGCCGCCTGCCCCAGTACCTTCTCGGGGGGGCCGATTACCATGACGCCATCGCCGCACTCCATCCACACCCTTGGCCCGCAGTTCGGGCACGCCACCGGCTGGGCATGAAAGCGGCGGTCGCGCGGGTTCTCGTACTGTGAACGGCAGAGAGAACACATCACGAAGCTCTTCATTGTGGTGCTGACCCGGTCGTAGGGCACTCGCTCGATGATGGTGTAGCGTGGACCGCAGTTAGTGCAGTTGATGAAGGGGTAGAGGTAGCGAGGGTCCCCCGGCGTCAGCAGCTCGCGTCGACAGTCCTCGCACAGAGCTACATCCGGGCTTACCGGCTGGTAGCCCCCGTCTGCGTCGCTGGGCAGGATCTCGAAGGTCGAGTAGTTCGCAGCAGGAACCTGGCAGGACGTCAGGCGAGCGATGCTGGCCAGCGCTGGCCTCTCCAACTCCAGGCGCCGCTCGAACTCGTCCAGCACCGGCGCAGGTCCCTCAAGGTGGATGGCCACGTCTCCGGAGCGATTCCTCACCCAACCTACGAGTCCCAGATCCGTCGCCAGCCGATACACGAATGGTCGAAAGCCTACGCCCTGGACAGTGCCAAAGACCTCCAGTCGGCGGGCTCTAATCTCGTCGTTCACGAGCAGCCTGCTCGCGCAACCAGTCCAGCCAGGGCGACATGCCCTCGCCGGTGCGGGCCGAAAGGCACAGGACCGGAGCTCTACCGTTGAGGCGTCGTAGTCCTTCCTGAAAGCGTCCCAGGTCGAAGCCCACATATAGGGCGACGTCCCACTTGCTGACCACCACCACATCAGCACCGCGGAACACGGCCGGGTACTTGAGCG
Coding sequences within:
- the hypF gene encoding carbamoyltransferase HypF, with product MNDEIRARRLEVFGTVQGVGFRPFVYRLATDLGLVGWVRNRSGDVAIHLEGPAPVLDEFERRLELERPALASIARLTSCQVPAANYSTFEILPSDADGGYQPVSPDVALCEDCRRELLTPGDPRYLYPFINCTNCGPRYTIIERVPYDRVSTTMKSFVMCSLCRSQYENPRDRRFHAQPVACPNCGPRVWMECGDGVMVIGPPEKVLGQAADLLRRDRILAIKGLGGFHLAVDATSDAAVLHLRRRKRRPDKALAVMMPDVDTVQQYCQVSPVARKVLTSPQAPIVLLPVLPDGRCRLSAHIAPDHDTLGVMLPYTPLHLLLLREVNRPLVMTSGNLSEEPLATDNDEARRRLAPIADAFLLHDRPIHMPCDDSVVATIPVGEGPTADVPTVMRRARGYAPAPLSLPLDGPQILAVGPQMKATVCLARDRLAFPSQHIGDLDNAETYEHFLRVVAQFERLFSVQPEIIAHDLHPDFAGTRYAQERAAREGQSLVPVQHHHAHALSCIVENGVSLTREPVQAVVLDGTGYGLDGCIWGGEWLLVSGASFRRLAHLRYFPLVGGDAGIRRVDRMAATYLMAVGMERRGRALPQLSHLPERDWELLSAGTSGRLAVPTSSMGRLFDVVAALLGLAREVTYEAQAAIRLETLSGRATPAAAGTTYPWELRQGEVNFAPLLEAVLDDLSSGRPPEHIGMAFHRSVARMVVEVCCRMEEETGVHRVALSGGCFQNRLLTRLCVTGLRQAGLVPLLHRQLPPNDGCVSVGQAVAARLQAQEAAMADQFLSAARIPSEPR